In Leptospira levettii, the genomic window CAAGATTGGCACTTGAACCAATGTATTCTCTGTTAAATGGCACATTGATTTGGCCTAATGTGATTCGACCACCAGCATATGGAAGTTTTGTATAAATCACTGCTTCTTGGATATAACCTCTGTTGTCTTTTAATCGTTCGTTGGTTACAACATTAACACTTCCTGGCCTTCCACTCGCATCCGTATAATTTACGGTTTGTGTTGTTTGAGAGAGATCAACACGATTCAACATATTCTCTAGTCGAAGTTGGATACTTGCTCCCCACCAATCGTTCTCATACATTGCACCTAAGCGTAACCTGCGAAATGCATAATCAATGGCATTAAAATCTCTATGTCCGTTGGAAAGTGGAGATTGTGCGGTTCCACTGGCACCTCGAAACTGAACCCTTCCTGTAATCGTAAGTTTTTCTTTACTGACATCATCAGGTCGATGTGCAAAGGCATCTGGTAATGTTGTTACATTGTGATTGGTTTTGTTTGTACGATCATCAGGAACACTTGGGAATTTATCTATCTTAACCCGATTATTCCCTGGTTTCGTAAAAATTTGTCCTGTATCCTTGTCCTCATATAACTCAGTTGCACTTTGAGATAAAACTGGTTGGAAAAGAGAAATACTACTGAATAAAAAAAATAAGATGATGTTCCTTTGTGGGATACGTACCCCATAAGGATTTTTAAAGAGATGAAACATTTAATTCTCCAAAATAAATAGAATCTAATATTGGTTAGCCCAATGAATTGGGTTACCGTTTTGGTTTTAAAGATTGAATTTAAATTAGAGAAGGAGGTGGGATGTTGTATTCGTGATAATAACTTAATTTGTGAAAATAGTATTGATTTTCGAAATGATTCCTTTGGCATTCGATGTTTGGTTCGATTTCCTTAGGACAATTCAAAAAACAGAGGTTTGATTCTACAAAAGTTTGACCTTCTTCTTCTTGGTCGTTTGTATCAGATTCATTGATTAAAAACGTTTCTTCAGGATTAGCAGGAAACTGCTTCGTTGCATGGAATACCATTCCAAGGGAAGGTTCCTCTAAATCTTGCTTATATAGATTTTCTTTCTCGAAAAGAAGGTTACCCGCAAATCCTGCTAATAAAAAAACAAATAGTAGGTTTCGATAGACGGAACTAACTCGGGAACTCTTTATCTTCATTTTTGAAACAAAATGCATAGGTAAATAACAATCTGCTATTAATTTAACAGTATGCAGGACTATTGTTACAAATAGATTACATTCAGTTTACAATTGTCTCTTATTTGCAATGGAATTGAGATGGAACAAAACCAGAAGGAAACTCAAAATTTCAAAGAAAATGCTACAATGACTAAATCTTCTTTTTTTGAGGTCAGCCCATCTCGGTAGGCAAATATAGAATCGGCGGAACGTCGGTAAACATATTCCAATCGTAATAAACCGGGATCAAAACTTAAAATATCAAAAGTAGTTGTGTAACCATTGGCCATAAATCCATTCCTTGTTCCAGTGGTAGCTAACACTTGCAAAGGATCATAAAAACGTTCCAGTCGAAAACTCAAACGGTATTCTGGGGTTAATAAAAAACTAGCCCAAATCGTACCATGGTACCATTGCCGATACGCATTGGAAAGAGTCTCACGATATTCTCCTAAACTTGGATCATATAATGCCAACCATGGCGCATATTCAAAACTTTGTTTTGCTTTCTGTGCACCTATATCAAATTGACCAACTAGTTTGAATCGATCAGTAACATTCCACTCCAAAATTGTATTATTGTAGTAACGCATCTGTTTTCTTTCGAAGTTAGGCGCTTCATTCCCAACAAATTGATTGAGTGTAAGAGTAAAATATTGATTGAATATATATTTTATCTGGCTTCCAAACGATTTGTCTTTATTATTATCCGTTATGTTTTGCCAACCGTTTAAGATTTGAATCTGTCCACTCAACTTGTCAGTAAATTGGTGAGACAAACGAACCCCGGAAGAATAGTAAGGTACATAATCTAAGGCAAACGCTCGTGTGTAGTTTACATTATTATGTGAAATCCAAGACTCATACCCAATATTACCAAAAAAAATTCCCATATCGATCCAAGTATCTTTCCCAAGTTTGAAACCAGTATAGGCTTCTTGGATATTCTTAACAGAAGCCTGATTTGAGTATTTTTCAGTCGTCACTTCAGCCGCATAATTCGCGTTCACTGAGGTTCCCCACTGAAATGCCAATCGACCACGATAATTTTTTTCTTCAACTTTCGCATCTAAATATGCTAAATTGATATTAAATTCACCATTCCGAACAGCTTGTGTCGTGTAGTTTCTTTCGGTAACTTTGGGAAGATTTCGGTTGTATGCATAATACGAATCAATAAATCCACCAAACTGAAAGGAACTAGGAAGGGTTATTGTTTTTTGTTTCAAAGCAGACTTGGTATCATCCTCTGTTTCTTTGTTTCCTTCTGATTGGATCGGAGAAAACAAGAGGCAAAAACCAAAAAGTATCAAAACAAATTTTACAATTGATTTCACTTGTAAAATATTTGAAAGGTAAAAATGAATTGTGACTTGATTCAACATGATACTAATACGGTATCAGAAAAAGATCCATGCCACAAGCGTTGAGAGATTATGAAAAACGATTTCGAGTTAAGAAAACATTAAGAATACAAAATCCATTCAAATGACAAACAATCAAAAGAAATGGTTACAGAGTGGAATGAACTAATCTGCCCATCGGTAACCAACACCTGGAACTGTTATGATCCACTCTGGTTGGTTAGGTGTATTTTCAATTTTTTTACGCAATTGGGTGATATGGACACGAAGTGAATTCATCTCATTTTGTGCCATTTCTCCCCATATGGTTTTAATTAAGAGTTCATGAGAAATGATTTTTCCTGAATTTTTCACAAGAAATGTCAAGATTTGAAATTCAGTTGGTGTTAATTGAATGGTCTGATTACTTTTTACCACCTGGTGGTTAAGAAAATCAATGACCAAGTTTTCATTTTCCCAATTGATAGGAGTATCTTCCGTTGGCAATCTACGAAATGCAGTGCGAATCCTGGCAAGGAGTTCACCCATACTAAATGGTTTTGTGATATAATCATCTGCACCTGCATCAAGTAAGGCAATTTTATCTTCCTCAGAATTCATTACTGACAATACGATAAAAGGAACATCGGAAAAGGTACGCACTTCTTTGATTACCTCCAAACCATTTCCATCAGGTAATTGTAAGTCGAGTAAGACTAGTTTTGGAGAATGTAGCGCGATTGATTCAATTGTATCTTTTTTAGAAACAGCTTCCATGATCTGATACCCTTTTGCCTCAAGTGCAATTCGTAACATTTTTCGAATGGCACCATCATCATCTACCAATAGTATCATATCATGATTCATATATTTTTTTTATGGCCTTAAAGAGGAATGTCAATGACAAACTTTGCTCCACCTTCCTTACGGTTTACAGCTTCAATTTGACCGCCATGTAATTCTACTATCGATTTTGTAATGGCAAGGCCAAGCCCGGTACCAATTTTACCAGACGATTCACCTCGATAGAACTTCTGAAATATCCTAGAAGAATCGATAGGCAATCCATTCCCATTATCTTCCACAACCCAACGTAAACTTTCTTCATCCAATTTCTGAATTGAGATCCAAATTGTTGATCCAGATGGTGTGTACATACATGCGTTGTATAATAAATTAAAGATTGCATGTGAAAACAAAACACGGTCTAAATCCATAACAAAATCATTTTCATTTAAATTTGTAACGATCGTATGATTCAATTTGTTTTTACCAAGGTAAGAAATGGCATCGTGAATAATGTCGGAGGGATATACCTTTTCTTTTTTAATGGTCAAATACCCCGATTCGATTCGACTTATATCCAATAAATTCCCCAATAACAAATTCAATACAAGTGAACTTTCTTGGATTTCCTCAAGTAATGCCCTCCTTGCCTTCGGATTAGATTCGATATCTGGATCTAATAAGGCTGAAGCAGAACCCCTAATAGACGTTAGCGGTGTTTTCAATTCATGGGAAAGAGAATTGAAAACTAAATTGTATAACTTTTCCGACTCTTTGATCAAATAGTTTTTTTTCGCATCTTCCGAGAGAGCATCCCTATCGAGGGCTAAAGCAACTTGGTTAGCAACAGTATTTAATAAAATCTCCATTTCCAAACTTGGCTCAATACTCGCTTTCACACTAATAACTCCTGTTATACCACCTGGTGACACCAAAGGATAAAAGGTTGTATTCGAAAGTGACAAAGTATCAGTATATCTACCCGCTGGTTTTCCGTTCTTAATGGTCCATGAGGCAACTGCTAAATCTTTTTGGTCTAAAATACTTGGAATAAATTCACCTGATTGGTAAAAATGTAATTTCACTGGGAATGGAAAGATGCGCTTAAAAAAGGAATCTCCTGTTTCTACAATTTCTTTGGATGTCGATGTCTTAGATAAGTTTTGTGCTAATTCATATAAGATTGATAATTTTTCTTCACGGGATCTAAGTTTGGTTTCATTTTTTTTCAGTCTAGCTGTCAATCCACCGTTTATCAAAGCAATCAACATAAAGATGATAAACATCAAGGCATCTTCTAATTTGGAAATATAAAAAGTATACAGAGGAGGTATGAACAAAAAATTCCAAAAACTTGCAGATAAAATGGCTGCAAGTAAGACAGGACCTCTGCTAAAAAACATTCCCAGCAGAGCAACGTAGAACAAATATAAAATAGAAACGGTCCAGTATCCTATATAAGAAATAAAAAATAAGTTAATGACTGTAACAAAGGATGTTAATACAAAGATAGCAACGTATTGTCGTAAACTAGAAGAAGGAATTAATTTTTGATAAAACTCAAAATGGAATTTGCGATCATCATGGTAGGGA contains:
- a CDS encoding porin, coding for MLNQVTIHFYLSNILQVKSIVKFVLILFGFCLLFSPIQSEGNKETEDDTKSALKQKTITLPSSFQFGGFIDSYYAYNRNLPKVTERNYTTQAVRNGEFNINLAYLDAKVEEKNYRGRLAFQWGTSVNANYAAEVTTEKYSNQASVKNIQEAYTGFKLGKDTWIDMGIFFGNIGYESWISHNNVNYTRAFALDYVPYYSSGVRLSHQFTDKLSGQIQILNGWQNITDNNKDKSFGSQIKYIFNQYFTLTLNQFVGNEAPNFERKQMRYYNNTILEWNVTDRFKLVGQFDIGAQKAKQSFEYAPWLALYDPSLGEYRETLSNAYRQWYHGTIWASFLLTPEYRLSFRLERFYDPLQVLATTGTRNGFMANGYTTTFDILSFDPGLLRLEYVYRRSADSIFAYRDGLTSKKEDLVIVAFSLKF
- a CDS encoding response regulator, with the protein product MNHDMILLVDDDGAIRKMLRIALEAKGYQIMEAVSKKDTIESIALHSPKLVLLDLQLPDGNGLEVIKEVRTFSDVPFIVLSVMNSEEDKIALLDAGADDYITKPFSMGELLARIRTAFRRLPTEDTPINWENENLVIDFLNHQVVKSNQTIQLTPTEFQILTFLVKNSGKIISHELLIKTIWGEMAQNEMNSLRVHITQLRKKIENTPNQPEWIITVPGVGYRWAD
- a CDS encoding sensor histidine kinase; the encoded protein is MNEGKRPEDFLSLANQLETNKFGTLKVYFGMSPGVGKTYAMLTEAHHLKQDGENVKIGIVETHGRAETKALVDGLERIPLKKIEYRGKFWEEMDVETILKEKPSYVLVDELAHTNIPGSVNNKRYQDVLLLLDAGINVLSTVNVQHLESQVDSIEKILQSPVKETIPDSVLERADELVLIDIIPDELLKRLSEGRVYIADKIVQAKENFFRKENLTYLRELSLTYTAKYVEKRMPQGRERIMVAISASPHSKTLLRNAKRLSLERNSELYAFFSESEETKDSESAHAIRSHIRLAKELGAEVVHSFESDPVVGIVSAVQEKRIHRLVIGGSRKRGFFSLLHKNITEKILNQLRDVEVIIIPYHDDRKFHFEFYQKLIPSSSLRQYVAIFVLTSFVTVINLFFISYIGYWTVSILYLFYVALLGMFFSRGPVLLAAILSASFWNFLFIPPLYTFYISKLEDALMFIIFMLIALINGGLTARLKKNETKLRSREEKLSILYELAQNLSKTSTSKEIVETGDSFFKRIFPFPVKLHFYQSGEFIPSILDQKDLAVASWTIKNGKPAGRYTDTLSLSNTTFYPLVSPGGITGVISVKASIEPSLEMEILLNTVANQVALALDRDALSEDAKKNYLIKESEKLYNLVFNSLSHELKTPLTSIRGSASALLDPDIESNPKARRALLEEIQESSLVLNLLLGNLLDISRIESGYLTIKKEKVYPSDIIHDAISYLGKNKLNHTIVTNLNENDFVMDLDRVLFSHAIFNLLYNACMYTPSGSTIWISIQKLDEESLRWVVEDNGNGLPIDSSRIFQKFYRGESSGKIGTGLGLAITKSIVELHGGQIEAVNRKEGGAKFVIDIPL